Proteins from a genomic interval of Equus quagga isolate Etosha38 chromosome 13, UCLA_HA_Equagga_1.0, whole genome shotgun sequence:
- the ST3GAL2 gene encoding CMP-N-acetylneuraminate-beta-galactosamide-alpha-2,3-sialyltransferase 2 — MKCSLRVWFLSVAFLLVFIMSLLFTYSHHSMATLPYLDSGSLGGTHRVKLVPGYAGLQRVGKEGLAGKSCACRRCMGDTGASDWFDSHFNSNISPVWTRENMDLPPDVQRWWMMLQPQFKSHNTNEVLEKLFQIVPGENPYRFRDPHQCRRCAVVGNSGNLRGSGYGPDVDGHNFIMRMNQAPTVGFEQDVGSRTTHHFMYPESAKNLPANVSFVLVPFKALDLLWIASALSTGQIRFTYAPVKSFLRVDKEKVQIYNPAFFKYIHDRWTEHHGRYPSTGMLVLFFALHVCDEVNVYGFGADSRGNWHHYWENNRYAGEFRKTGVHDADFEAHIIDMLAKASKIEVYRGN; from the exons ATGAAGTGCTCCCTGCGGGTATGGTTCCTCTCCGTGGCCTTCCTGCTGGTGTTCATCATGTCACTGCTCTTCACCtactcccaccacagcatggccaccctGCCCTACCTGGACTCGGGGTCCCTGGGTGGGACCCACCGGGTGAAGCTGGTGCCTGGCTATGCTGGCCTGCAGCGTGTCGGCAAAGAGGGGCTCGCTGGCAAGAGCTGTGCCTGCCGCCGTTGCATGGGTGACACCGGTGCCTCTGACTGGTTTGATAGCCACTTCAACAGCAACATTTCCCCCGTCTGGACTCGAGAGAACATGGATCTGCCCCCGGATGTCCAGAGGTGGTGGATG ATGCTGCAGCCCCAGTTCAAGTCACACAACACCAACGAGGTGCTGGAGAAGCTATTCCAGATAGTCCCAGGCGAGAACCCCTACCGTTTCCGGGATCCCCACCAGTGTCGGCGCTGTGCTGTGGTGGGGAACTCAGGCAACCTGCGTGGCTCTGGCTACGGGCCGGATGTGGACGGGCACAACTTCATCATGAG GATGAATCAGGCTCCAACTGTGGGCTTTGAGCAGGATGTTGGCAGCCGAACCACCCACCATTTCATGTACCCTGAGAGTGCCAAGAACCTGCCTGCCAATGTCAGCTTCGTGTTGGTGCCCTTCAAAGCCCTGGACCTCCTGTGGATTGCCAGTGCCCTGTCCACAGGGCAGATCCGATT CACCTATGCCCCAGTGAAGTCCTTCCTTCGAGTGGACAAAGAAAAG GTCCAGATCTACAACCCAGCCTTCTTCAAGTACATCCATGACCGGTGGACAGAGCATCATGGGCGGTACCCTTCCACAGGGATGCTGGTGCTCTTCTTTGCCCTGCATGTGTGTGACGAG GTGAACGTGTACGGGTTTGGGGCCGACAGCCGGGGCAACTGGCACCACTACTGGGAGAATAACCGGTACGCAGGCGAGTTCCGGAAGACGGGCGTGCACGACGCCGACTTCGAGGCCCACATCATCGACATGCTGGCCAAGGCCAGCAAGATCGAGGTCTACCGAGGGAACTGA